Proteins co-encoded in one Quercus robur chromosome 8, dhQueRobu3.1, whole genome shotgun sequence genomic window:
- the LOC126695694 gene encoding multiprotein-bridging factor 1a, which produces MSGVGPISQDWEPVVIRKKAPNAAAKKDEKAVNAARRSGAEIETLKKATAGTNKAASSSTTLNTRKLDEETENLAHERVPTELKKAIMQARMDKKLTQAQLAQMINEKPQIIQEYESGKAIPNQQIITKLERALGAKLRGKK; this is translated from the exons ATGTCAGGAGTCGGACCAATCTCGCAGGACTGGGAGCCAGTTGTGATCCGCAAGAAAGCCCCCAACGCCGCCGCCAAGAAGGACGAGAAAGCCGTCAACGCAGCTCGCCGCTCCGGCGCCGAGATCGAAACCCTTAAAAAAG CTACTGCTGGGACAAATAAAGCTGCTTCAAGCAGCACTACTTTAAATACAAGGAAGCTCGATGAGGAAACAGAGAACCTTGCTC ATGAACGTGTACCAACTGAGCTAAAGAAAGCTATTATGCAAGCACGAATGGACAAGAAGCTTACCCAGGCTCAGCTTGCTCAA ATGATCAATGAGAAGCCTCAAATCATCCAGGAGTATGAATCTGGTAAGGCTATTCCCAACCAACAGATCATCACTAAGCTGGAGAGGGCCCTTGGAGCGAAACTGCgtggaaagaaataa